In Triticum aestivum cultivar Chinese Spring chromosome 5B, IWGSC CS RefSeq v2.1, whole genome shotgun sequence, the following proteins share a genomic window:
- the LOC123116681 gene encoding uncharacterized protein: MAAIGAFFSGQVNRVKDVASQQQALARRQSASGQDFPGSGHRPADRKTWMAELGPERLRVHQVVWPGTHNSATAEIGVPFVTRPFAQCQSLSVYDQLATGCRLLDVRVQKDRRVCHGPLVASYTVDVVIDDVRRFLAETVAEVVVLEVRTEFGHEDPPEFAKYLVERLGEHLIPQDDAVFRKTIAELLPRRVICVWKPRNSPAPARGGPLWSGGYLRDNWINTDLPEKKFDGNLASLAQQPDPAAARRYLYRVENTLTPQTDNPVLLVEPVTRRIHRFARFFIAQAFARGLGGKLQVFSTDFIDGDFVDACAGVTKARVDGTA, from the coding sequence ATGGCCGCCATAGGCGCCTTCTTCTCGGGGCAGGTCAACCGCGTCAAGGACGTGGCGAGCCAGCAGCAGGCGCTGGCCAGGCGCCAGTCGGCCTCGGGCCAGGACTTCCCGGGGTCGGGGCACCGCCCGGCCGACCGCAAGACGTGGATGGCGGAGCTCGGGCCGGAGCGGCTGCGCGTGCACCAGGTGGTGTGGCCGGGCACCCACAACTCCGCCACCGCCGAGATCGGCGTCCCCTTCGTCACCCGCCCCTTCGCGCAGTGCCAGTCGCTCTCCGTCTACGACCAGCTCGCCACCGGCTGCCGCCTCCTCGACGTCCGCGTGCAGAAGGACCGCCGCGTCTGCCACGGCCCGCTCGTGGCGAGCTACACCGTCGACGTCGTCATCGACGACGTGCGGCGGTTCCTGGCCGAGACCGTGGCCGAGGTGGTCGTCCTCGAGGTGCGCACCGAGTTCGGCCACGAGGACCCGCCGGAGTTCGCCAAGTACCTCGTGGAGCGGCTGGGCGAGCACCTGATCCCGCAGGACGACGCCGTGTTCCGCAAGACCATAGCCGAGCTGCTCCCCAGGCGGGTGATCTGCGTGTGGAAGCCGCGCaactcgccggcgccggcgcgcggcGGGCCGCTCTGGAGCGGCGGGTACCTgagggacaactggatcaacacGGACCTGCCGGAGAAGAAGTTCGACGGCAACCTCGCGTCCCTCGCGCAGCAGCCCGACCCGGCGGCCGCCCGGAGGTACCTGTACCGGGTGGAGAACACGCTGACGCCGCAGACCGACAACCCGGTCCTGCTCGTCGAGCCGGTGACGCGGCGCATCCACCGCTTCGCGCGCTTCTTCATCGCCCAGGCCTTCGCCAGGGGCCTCGGCGGCAAGCTGCAGGTCTTCTCCACCGACTTCATCGACGGCGACTTCGTGGACGCCTGCGCCGGCGTCACCAAGGCCCGCGTCGACGGCACCGCGTGA